The following nucleotide sequence is from Drosophila simulans strain w501 chromosome 3L, Prin_Dsim_3.1, whole genome shotgun sequence.
CCGCCCGGCTGATTGGATGCGGGTTGAATGGCCGGCTTTACAATAACGATACGCACCGTCCTCGTTTGTGGCCACCGATGAGTTGCTGCCGGGATTATCGGCACCCTCGTCCACGGCGTCCACGGAATTGTAGCCATTGCCGTCGTCCTTGTTGATCAGGCTCTGTCGCTCTGGATCCGCCATTGTGGACTATCTTCCGATAAATGGATTATAATCTCTATATGCTGGAGCGTTTCCCGTTAGGCTGCACTTCCagttgcctttgttttgttgttgctgttgctgcggggGCTGCTGCAACGCGTTGATTTCAACTGGAAAATGATTGGGAAATCCAATAGTTTAGTTGCTGTGCCACATAATTTCGGACGCAACGAGTTCTTTGTTCACGATTGCCGCagtagttttggttttttttttcttcgttcGTCGCGGTTTTCACTCGCGTTGATTGAAACACATCCTCccttttttcccttttcggcATGCGCCGCAATTAATCAATTCGATGCTGCTGCATGTGCAACGCCCACGCGAGCTCGATTGCCGCACTCACACAGTTGACATTTGGTTATAATTCTGGCAATTGCGTTAATTGTTTAACAATTGCTGGCCATATTTGTGCTATATTTTACCttatttttgttgaaaatgcACTGCCGTCGATGCGATCTGGCCACACGCTGACTGGCTGTCTGGCAACGATGTCCCGTTTGAGATGTTTCAGTTGCGGCCCTGCCATGGAGTTGCCACATCGATGGTAAAGAACTAGAACCAGTTCAGCGAAAAAATTGTTCATTTTTGGAACCAAAACAATTCCGCCGCGGCTCATATCAAAAATGTctaaaatcacaaaaaactCCAATAAAATTGACAGTAAGGATTCTGGCAGCGGGGAAGATTCAAACAGTGGCGACAATTACACGTCCACAAGCTCCAGTGACTTTGAAACTAGCAGAAAACACAAACTACGTCGTAAATCCTGTCGAAATGTATCATATCATTATCATGCGCTGCCCATGCGCGTAGTTGGCGAAAATACTGCAGCACTGGCACAAACTCCCAGCACCACTCGTGATTTAACATTAAGCTCAGCTCAAATAATTGAAGACAGTTCCGATTCTGAGTTTCATATTTCAAACGATACCAGCAACGATGAGCCGGCCAACAAATCGATAACGTTTACAGCTCGTCCATTAGAGAAATATGATTTAGAATATATAAGAAAACTACGTAAGCGCAAAAAGAAGCCGAGTAAAACTATATATgttgattaaatttcaaatatcaACTGTTGACCAGGGCTGGTAAAACCAAATGCCCAGCTATTAGCCAACACTGGCAACCCAAGCCAGGGTTGGCTAGTGCGTTTTTGGAGTAGTGGTAAATTTTTACGAGCATAACTATTTACACtgattttatgtaaataaaacaaacaaaacgtaGCAAAATTAAGTGCAAAGTGTAAGTAGAATATGTGGGCGTTCGTGCAGCATAAAATTCTAGGTATAAACACTGGAATTCCACGAGAAAATCACCGATGATTTCATTTCCATGCAATGCGTTGTTGTATGGGAAACTTCGTCGTagctatttgttgttgttgttgctgctgctgctcatcaccatcatcctcgttgttttcgttgttgttgccgcagcagctgcgtcACAAAAATGAGTTTagttcaatttgattttatttacatttgataTGGACAAAACGGACTACCCATTTAGGGCAtcagtagcaacagcaactacaaAAATCAGGGCAAACACCTGTTCctaattgatttttcacttttctccACCGACTTCTAGTCTATTCACCACCCccaacacacaaaacaacaaaaaagcaaaacttcGACTTGAACAACAACTgtgttttggcattttaatcacagcaattaaaaataaagcagcTAAAAAACACGAATAATTACCTATGCAGGAATAGACCAACCGTAGTACCTAGTATTGTGtagaaattaaaagttaaataactTCGAACGAACGaaatttcaaaacaattttgacCACCGATTAGTACACAAAAACCGCAAAAGGGAGTCAGCAGCTAAGGAAAATTTGCAGAAATGGAGTCGCCACCGATGTTTAATAGTGTGGAAGATGAGTGCAGATATTGGAAGGAACGATCTAAGCAGTACCACAAAGAGTAAGTGCCCAAATCCCTCTTACAGTCTTTGAAATCAGCCATATAGCATAGTTTTACCTTCCATTTTAAGGTGGACAGACGTGAAACAGGAGTACGACGAGTTCGTGGAGCAGTCCCgcgaaatggaaatagaaaTGGACGCCACTCTGGATCAGAAGCAGAGTATAATCAAAGATCTCACAGCCAAACTTACAATGTTTGAGCGGGAAAACGAGTCTCTAAAGGTTGGTACAAGCTAAGCCCGATTTACACAAACTGAGCTTAATTCCTAAACTCAGTTTGCGTAAATGTGGCTTTGAGCTCCTCACAAGATCATTCTTTACCACTATTCCATCCTCAGCTCAAGTTGGAATCGCATGGCATCGATATGTCAAACATGGAGAAGCAGCTAGAAACGGTGAAGAAGGATCGTGACACCATGAAGGTGTACCTGcggcagctggagcagaaAAACGACGATTTGGAGCGTGCCCATCGTATACTTAACGAAAGCATAGAAAATTTCGAGAAGATGCTGGATCAGGCCTACGAGAAGAACGCCCTCCTGGAGCTGGAAGTGGATGAAAAGGGTTTGCTGCAGGAGAAACTACAGCGATTAATGGATGAGACGAGAGGTGGATGATTCAAGACCAGACGTTCAGTACAAACTCAAAACTAATTCATCAAATCTATTGCAGATCTCAAGCAAGAGCTGAACGTCAAGTCACGCTTTACCCCAGTGGTCAATGGAACGAGCATTCCCACGGCAAACGACACAAATACGGTCAACAGCTCGATGAACTCGTCCGCCTCGCTGCCAAATGGTATTGTGGCCAATGGCGAATTGGTAAAACACGACAATGCTGTCGCCACAAGAGCCACCAGCGTCAGCGTCAGCGCCCTCAATGGCAGTTTAGTTAATAGAAACGAATATAACCAGCAGCATTCGCTTAAGAGTAAGATATTGAGTTCCCTAAAGAAAACCAGACGCGTGCTAAAACTGTCCAAGTCGAATCGCCAAACGTTCAAGCCATGCATTTAgcattgtttttccatttgtttcttttttacttgTTTACCAAACAAATGTAGCCCGCTTAAGTTCCTcataatttgtaattgtattgtaaattattaaaattaagagCCCAAATGTGACGAAAGAGTTTGCAACATTTCTTGTAGGCGATTTTTTTGTACGTTTTGTGTTTGCGTCTGTAGCTAGTAGTTGACCAACTAACCTCTCGACTAACATgctgtgtatgtgtgcttCCTCTTGCAGATCCCGAGAACCAAATCAATGGCAATTCCATGAACCCCAGCTCCCGCACAACGGCGCTCAACATTGTGGCCGACATGTTAAGAAAACTAAACGTAAGTCCCTCCACAAACTATAAGTCCAGCATGCCATCCTACCTCATCCATTGTCtcgcatgtacatatgttccTTGAACCCTTCACTCCCACCATCAGCTTATGTGTTTTTCCCTATGTTTTTAGTGGGACAAGGCACTGCTATGTCCCGAATGCGAAAAGTTTCGCTGCATTTGCGAGCGCCCTGCAAGTgtgcagccgccgccgccatcgGCCAGCGAGTCAAGTCTCTTTCGCCGCGCCTttggcggcagcagcagctcagtGGCCACGAGTAGCGCCCAGTCCACGCCCGTCAGCGATTGCAGCTCCGCCGGAAGCCTCGGTGCGGGCTCAAACATTTTCAGGCGATTCGCCGAGCGCATGCGAAATTCGCCGGACGCCAGCCTGCCGCTCTGACAATGCGCTCGAAAATATAAGACTAATTTTAGTTGCCCTCCGCTTGCATTTATTAATTGCATTggttaataaatacaaaacttATTTGTACCTTATTTTatgttctttgtttttgttcgttATATGCTACGCTAGTTTCAAAAGCCCAGTTTAGGAAAGGTACTTTAGAGTACTCATGATGACTTGGATTGCTGACTAAACTCTGCACTGCTCAAAccattaaaaaatgaaatattcattaatttatttattatatgatGTGCCTAAATGCTTCTATAGttaatttttcatatatttcacTTACTGTTGCTTAATCCGCCCTCGTTTTGTGTATCTTTCTAGGCGATGGAGACGAAACTGAAGACGTACCGCGAGAATGGCCAGCCCATGCCGCAGCGACATCGCTCCTCCCAGCAATCCACACATCCGGCGCTGGCCGGACTGCCTTGCCTCTCGCTGGATGCCGAGTAGTGAGGATTCTGCAGCTCAGCGTGATCCACAAACCCAAATCCGAAACCCAATCACCTAGGGCGGGATACTGTTCAGTTGGCTTTACGTTTACGTTACGTTACTTTAATGTTACTGTTCGCATTAATTAAGCTTCTGCTgcctctttatttatttgaactaAAATGACTTTGTATAAAACACTTGCGATATTATGAATTACACAAcagttgatgttgttgtttcgAGCCCAACATATATAACATGCCTTAGTACGAATTAAGTGTATACCTAAGCTAAGTACCCACTCGGTTCACTTTTGACTTGAATTGTTAACTCGAACGCAATTGTTTTGGCATACAATGTGTTTAGCGACTAAGTTCAAAGTTTATCAAACAGCAAAACAAGCGAAGAAGCTCTGTCCAAGTATTAAACTTCAAGTGGACAACCAATACTCGTAGCGTTTAGGAAAAAGACAAGATCTAACCCGGGAAAACAAAGAATTATCGAAACGATCATCTAGTTATATTGTAACTATCCCCAGAGcaattttctgtttatattTACCAGcgaatataaatttgtaaaaatgcaaaatattgcAAACTGTATAAAGCATAACAAAAACTCCAACgaacaggcaaacaaattatatatatatatgtatgaataaaGAGCAAAGTAATTAGTTTAATAGAAACCATCCACAAGCACATCAATGTCAATGCCGTGTGTGTTGCAactaattagttttaaataatatttgagtTCATTACACAAGGTGAATGCTGCGTCAATTCCTATGCCAAGGccgaatttccatttcgagAGCTTTTAGCAAGGGGAAACTTTCCCCGTTTTAGACCGATTTCATTGCGGATTTTCCCGGAGCTTTACCCCAACCAGGATGTTGAGCTAACTGAGTTGGTGTATGGAGTCGGCTGGTGGACGCACAGTGCTCCACGGTGGGCGAAGTAAACTGGATCTGATGCCGACCTTGCTGGCGAGAAGGTCCGTTGGCGGTAAGCTAATGAAAGTACTTTGGTTTTTATAAGTAAGCACCGGTTGGGTTAGCGTCGTCGAGTGCTTGGCATTAAGCGAGCCAtgctggctgcctggctggctggagaACTCCTTCCCAGATGCCAAATCCGCCACAGCAAATGCAGCGAGGGAAAAGTGggtgaaaaatgaaaatatgacaCAAGCTTTTATCATACGCATAGCACTTACCAGGGCAAATGGGACGCttgctgttgctcttgtttGCTGCTGAGTGCATTGTTTGCTCCCGTGGGCGGTATGGGCTGTATAGGTGGTCGtccagggggcgtggcattggcCATAAGCGGATTGGGAATGGCACAATGCAATTGCCGTTTGAAATAAAAGTGAGCAGACACAAAGCCAGTCCTGCATGAGTGCACCGAAAAACAATTCGGATGCATCATCGGTTTATTCGATTTGGTTCAACATGTAGCTAagcaactatttatttatttatttaacaatggAAACTATCAATAAATAtgggaaaattataaataaatataaattataaattaataaataaaaaagataaatTGGTACTTAAGAGTACCATTTGAAGTTatgaacattttattttttaagtttttaatgttACGACGttttttgattgcttttttCATAATGAATTAAGTATAAAATtctaatatttttctaaaagtGAGTTGCTGAcgataaaactgaaaactgaaggTTATTCCCTTCCTTTGTCctttttcaaaagtaattTGAAGAATCTGCCCCGTTTTTTTGCGCCGAGCCTGTCGCCTGATGAAGTCCCGCGGGAGGGACGATCCCTGGCAGCTAATTAACTGGCCGCGGATGCCATTTGCCCAGGAGCACAAAGGCCAACAATCAGGACCTGGCCAACAGTCCCAATAAGCGGGTCAAGCGCAACAGCGAGCGAACCCGATTTACCCTctgcaaagcaaacaaactcAATTGTTTCGGCATAAAAAACGAGCAAACAGCTCGTAAAAAACTGTATCAAAACACTGGCTTAAAGCGAAAGCTTTCGAAATGCCTGGAAAAAACAGGGTGTAAGGTCTGTTGGCCAAATTATCGAAGTCATTAAACGAATGGCTTAAAGACTTCAAGCATAACTGAGTGCAGACTTTAAGTCGGTAACTGACTGAAAAGTGGTTATTAAACACGTTTGAAGAGTTATTGGtcgtaatttaattacaaagaACTTTTAGTTGAGTGGTTTACTcattaaaaagtaatatattCCACTCTGAAGttttgggaaatattttttatatatttataattcagTTTTAGACATGACTTAACTGACTATAAAGCTTTTCctttatattttaagtacatatatacccttgaatttaaatatattaatatatatatacctgaACACACCTTTAACGAtgcgatttgcatttttccagtAAACATtaatttcccaaaaaaaaaaaacaaacaggaaACCGAAAATTCAAATTCCTACTGTATCATTATCTACTAATTCCGTTTCGCATGAAATTTTTGGCTACCAACGAATTCCACTTCCGGCGGCACCCTCTAAAATTTGGCGATGGCGGCCCAAAGGTTTACGGCATTTATggtctttaaatatttaaaatacgcGACGCGTCGTCGTAATGTAGGCACGGAAACGAGTACACAAACGGAAATAATGATGAGGTGTGtatgcctttgtttttgctgctttgtGGATGCCCGAGGGTCCTGAAAGCCAGGACTATCCACTTCGCATATCCGTATATTCCCGGCGCCCAGCCTAAACATCAAACAAAATCGATATGTGGGCGGTGTGTATGATTTTTGGCATAAACAAGCAACAAGCAGGGCACACA
It contains:
- the LOC120284707 gene encoding uncharacterized protein LOC120284707 translates to MSKITKNSNKIDSKDSGSGEDSNSGDNYTSTSSSDFETSRKHKLRRKSCRNVSYHYHALPMRVVGENTAALAQTPSTTRDLTLSSAQIIEDSSDSEFHISNDTSNDEPANKSITFTARPLEKYDLEYIRKLRKRKKKPSKTIYVD
- the LOC6737509 gene encoding nuclear distribution protein nudE homolog isoform X2 — protein: MESPPMFNSVEDECRYWKERSKQYHKEWTDVKQEYDEFVEQSREMEIEMDATLDQKQSIIKDLTAKLTMFERENESLKLKLESHGIDMSNMEKQLETVKKDRDTMKVYLRQLEQKNDDLERAHRILNESIENFEKMLDQAYEKNALLELEVDEKGLLQEKLQRLMDETRDLKQELNVKSRFTPVVNGTSIPTANDTNTVNSSMNSSASLPNGIVANGELVKHDNAVATRATSVSVSALNGSLVNRNEYNQQHSLKNPENQINGNSMNPSSRTTALNIVADMLRKLNAMETKLKTYRENGQPMPQRHRSSQQSTHPALAGLPCLSLDAE
- the LOC6737509 gene encoding nuclear distribution protein nudE homolog isoform X1, encoding MESPPMFNSVEDECRYWKERSKQYHKEWTDVKQEYDEFVEQSREMEIEMDATLDQKQSIIKDLTAKLTMFERENESLKLKLESHGIDMSNMEKQLETVKKDRDTMKVYLRQLEQKNDDLERAHRILNESIENFEKMLDQAYEKNALLELEVDEKGLLQEKLQRLMDETRDLKQELNVKSRFTPVVNGTSIPTANDTNTVNSSMNSSASLPNGIVANGELVKHDNAVATRATSVSVSALNGSLVNRNEYNQQHSLKNPENQINGNSMNPSSRTTALNIVADMLRKLNWDKALLCPECEKFRCICERPASVQPPPPSASESSLFRRAFGGSSSSVATSSAQSTPVSDCSSAGSLGAGSNIFRRFAERMRNSPDASLPL